Within Lagopus muta isolate bLagMut1 chromosome 1, bLagMut1 primary, whole genome shotgun sequence, the genomic segment TATCTGATGCAAAAGCCGTGGGTGGGTGGGATGGAGTTGCTCCCCTTTGTCCCAAAAGGATGATTTCTGCGGGGTGCCAAGCCAGGGGCGCGTTACCTCGGGCTGGGGAGCCAAAGGATCCCACTAAAACCAGCATGGCATCCACATGAAGGAGCCCAGGGCTGCACCAGTGGCtgccccagccagcagccccaaggccatctggtccccGGAGACGCGGTAGGGATCCTCACGCACGATGACGTGGGTCACCCCGGGGGCTGCAAGGCAAAAAGGGGGAGGTGGGCGGCCTGGGGGTCCCCTGAGGGGGTCACatccccccctccaccccccagAAACCCTAAAAAtctcccaacccccccccccagcccatCCCCCATCCCTATGGACCACCCCAAGTGCCGCCGTGCGCTGAGTTTGCAGGGTCTCAGCCCACTCCGTCCTAGAAATACCTCCAAGTATGACCAGGGTTGGAGCTGTGACCTACGCAGTGTCCCCAGGATGGCACCAAATGGcacagagggaaggaaggggagaatGACCCACCTCCATATTGGTGGCCGTAGTGGCCGGAGCTGATGTAGGCGGTCTGGTGGGAGTCGATGGGCACCGTCTGGTAGTAGTCATCATCATAGGGGTCATAGACGTGCACCTGCGTGTGGTGGGAGCAGTGTCAGGCCAGTCTCTGCCTTTTCTCCCCTTCACTCCATCCCCATTACCTTAATTATGTCCCCATCACTCTAACTCTGCCCCATCCTCCTAACTCTGCCCCTGTTCCCTTTGACCGTCCCCATTCCTCTTAACTCTGCccctctcagctccttccccGGCCCCTTAACTGCATTCTCAGCTCTTCAACTCAGCCCCTGCTCCCCATAACTGCCCCCGTTGCTCTGAAATTTGTCCCTGCTCCCTTAACTCTGTCCCCATCACTTCAACCTGTCCCCATTGCCCTCAACTCTGTCTTCATCACCTCAACTCTGCCATTATCACCTTATCTTCATCCCCTCACCTTAATTGTGTCCCCATTGCCCTTAACTCTGCCCCTATCCCCTTAACCGTGTCCCCATCACCTTaatttgtagaatcacagaatcattatggCTGGGAGAACACTCCCAGATCCCCAACCTcaatcccaacccatccccaccatgcctactgaCCATATCCCTAATTCTGCCCCTTTCCCTTCACTGTGTCCCCATTCCCTTAACTGTGACTGCATCACTAACTCTCACCCTACACCGAATTCTTTCCCCATCATCATAACTCTGCCTGCATAACCTTAACTCTGCCCCTGTCCCCTTTAGTTACGTCCCCATTGCCATCCCCAGCTCTTCCCATTGGTGCCCCTGATGCCCCTATTTCAGGGGACAAGGGTAGGGAAGCCTCACCGGGGTGGATTttgcctccagcactgccatcTTCCATGCACTGtgaaggaagcagagggagTGAGTTGGGGGCTTGGCTGGGCAGCAGCCCCCTCcctccagctgtgccagcattAATCCTTAATTCCCAATTAGCACAGGGGTGGGATGGGACAGGGACCCgatggcacagggctggggatggggtGCACAGCAGGAATGGCTCAGGGTGAATGAGGTGGGAATGTGACCCCAAACTGGCAGATAATGGGTGAGTTTCCCCCCATCCCAAGTGTCtcaacacagaatcatagaacagcttggattggaagggacctcaaaggcCATCCAGTTCCAACATCTCCCTGTGGTCTAAGAGCAGCTTAAGGTTTCTTGCTATTGAAGATAAAGAGGAGCGGTGCTAAAAGCGGCGTTGCATCATCCTGGGCATGGCCTTAATCCAATTAGCACTCCACGTTTGCATTATTTATCAACGAACGCGGATGGAAATGCTGTCACAGTTCTTTGTGGTTGGCTAAGAGGTGGTTTCTCATCCAGGATACTTAAAAATAGCTCTGCTTGGCTCAGAGGTACTcaatgagaaaagcaaatctgCACCCCCTGCCCTGCATATGACCTCAGGGCTTGCAGCAAGAGGGAGCTGGGGGCAGCAGGATCTGATTTTCTTCCCACTGAGGTGCTTTGGGGGCCAGGATAGTGGGGGCTGGAGCTACTGGGGGGTTTCAGGCACTTACATGGCATCGTCCTCACTCTCAGCACACAGCGTCGTCTTGGAGCCGTCCCGCAGCACGACGGTCAGCAGGCACTCATGGCTCTTCCCCTCGGGTGGCTGCACGTCTGCAAGGGGACAGACAAAGCCAACGTCAGCAGGGGGACCCGTGAGGACCCCCAAAGCCACCTGAGGGGGCCCACAGTGCCAACCAGTGGGATCCCCAAAGCCAAACCAGTGGGACCCCCAAAATCACCCAAGGGGATCCCCAAAGTTGTCTTTCAGGACCCCCCAAAGCCCCTTGAGGGGACGCACAATGCCAACCAATGGGATCCTCAACGCCAAACCAGTGGGACCCCCAAAATCACCCAAGGGGATCCCCAAAGTTGTCTTTCAGGACCCCCAAAGCCCCTGAGGGGATGCACAATGCCAATCAATGGGATCCCCAATGCCAAACCAGTGGATCCCCCAAAGCAACCCGGTGGGACCCCCAAAGCCACCAAAGAGGATCCCCAAAGCCCCTTGAGGGGATGCACAGTGCCAACCCAGTGGGACTCCCAAAGCAACCCAGTGGAGCCCCCAAAACCACCCAAGGGGATCCCCAAAGCCCCCTGAGGGGGTGCACAGTGCCAACCAATGGGATCCCCAAAGCCAAACCAGTGGAGCCCCCAAAACCACCCAAGGGGATCCCCAAAGCCCCCTGAGGGAACCCACAGTGCCAACCAATGGGATTCCCCAAGGCCAACCCAGTGGGGCCCCCAAAGCCACCCAAGGGGATCCCCAAAGTTGTCTTTCAGGACCCCCCAAAGCCCCTTGAGGGGACCCACAGTGCCAACCAATGGGATCCCCAAAACCAAACCAGTGGGACCCCCAAAGCCAGCAAAGAGGATCCCCAAAGCCACCTGAGGGGACCCACAGTGCCAACCAATGGGATTCCCCAATGCCAGCCCAGTGGGGCCCCCAAAGCCACCCAAGGGAACGCACAGTGCCAACCAATGGAATCCCCAAAGCCAACACAGTGAGGCCCCCCAAAATCACCCAAGAGGTCCCCAAAGCCACCCATGGGGTGGGATTTTCACCCCAAAAGCCCCGCTCAGAGTTGgctttggttttctctttgtctctgcaCTCAAAAGGTCAGGCACCAACGCCAGCAGGAACTTCCACCTCCGCAGCAGAAAATGACCCCAACTTTCCTACTTTGGGCTGAGTTTGCGTTGTAAGTGCCAAATCTGACGGGCACACGAGAGGAACCCAACGCCAAACCCATCACGCAGTGTTTGCCATCACACTCCGATTTTGCCAGAAGCTCCATGGAGGCCCCGGCGTGAAGAAAAGCACTTTGTGCTGCGCCGtgggctgagctgagctctgctgtgtttgtgcgAGACGGAGCGCTGAGTCAGAGCCGTGGGAGCGCTGGGAACGAGTGCGGAGTGGAGGTGGGGAAAGAAGAGGGGAGAGGGCACAGATCTGGGGGGGATGAGGCGGTGCGGGATGGAGCGGGGAGGGGGGCACAGCCTTTGGGGTTGGGTGGGCAAAGGGCATGGATTGAAGTGGGCATGGACACACAGAGCCACGGGGCTCGGGGACGTGGATCCTGGTGACGCTGAATGTGGGGACCTTGGGATTCCAAGCTTGGAGATGCGGTGcagagatggagctgggggATGTGGAGCTTGGGGACATGGGGTTTGGGGATATAGGGCTTGGGAATGCCAGTCTTGGGTACATAAGGATTGGAGACGTGGAAGTTGGGGACACAGGGCATGGGGACAAAGAGCTTGGGGACACGGGGGTTGGGAAAGCAGGGCTGGAGGATGTAAGCATTGGAGATAGAACACGGTGAAACAGCTTGGGCACAACAAGGATTGGGGGACAGCGTGTGGGAACTGAGAGCTTGGGGATGCAGA encodes:
- the PLEKHB1 gene encoding pleckstrin homology domain-containing family B member 1; the encoded protein is MALVKSGWLWRQSSILRRWKRNWFVLYLDGSLVYYHDETQRDMDGRIHIKYSCRDVRTGRECRDVQPPEGKSHECLLTVVLRDGSKTTLCAESEDDAIAWKMAVLEAKSTPVHVYDPYDDDYYQTVPIDSHQTAYISSGHYGHQYGAPGVTHVIVREDPYRVSGDQMALGLLAGAATGAALGSFMWMPCWF